From a region of the Globicephala melas chromosome 19, mGloMel1.2, whole genome shotgun sequence genome:
- the PIH1D1 gene encoding PIH1 domain-containing protein 1 isoform X2 gives MPSNRAMADLKLLVPEVNEAETMSAETARFEELLLQASKELQQAQTSRPESTQIKPQPGFCIKTNSSEGKVFINICHSPSIPPPADLTEDELLQMLEEDQAGFRIPMSLGEPHAELDAKGQGCTAYDVAVNSDFYRRMQNSDFLQELVITIAREGLEDKYSLPLNPEWRILKNRSFLGSISQQNIRSQQRPRIQELGNLYMPDSPRPEKGPEKPHLNLWLEAPDLLLAEIDLPKLEGALGLSLEIGENRLVMGGPQQLYHLDAYIPLRISCDESKAAFHQKRKQLMVAMPLLSMPS, from the exons ATGCCTTCAAATAG GGCCATGGCCGACTTGAAGCTGCTGGTACCGGAGGTAAACGAGGCAGAGACGATGAGCGCTGAGACGGCGCGTTTCGAGGAGCTGCTGCTGCAG GCCTCCAAGGAGCTCCAGCAAGCCCAGACAAGCAGACCAGAATCGACACAGATAAAACCTCAACCTG GTTTCTGCATAAAGACCAACTCATCTGAAGGGAAAGTTTTCATCAACATTTGTcactctccctccatccctcctcccgCTGACTTGACCGAGGATGAGCTGCTTCAAATGCTGGAGGAGGACCAAGCCGGGTTTCGCATCCCCATGAGTCTGGGAGAGCCGCATGCCGAACTGGATGCAA AAGGCCAGGGTTGTACCGCCTACGACGTAGCCGTCAACAGCGACTTCTACCGGAGGATGCAG AACAGCGATTTCTTGCAGGAGCTCGTGATCACCATTGCCAGGGAGGGCCTTGAGGACAAATACAGCCTGCCACTAAATCCAg AGTGGCGCATATTGAAGAACAGATCTTTCCTGGGCTCTATCTCCCAGCAGAATATCCGCTCCCAGCAGCGTCCTCGGATCCAGGAGCTGGGGAACCTGTACATGCCCGACTCCCCGAGACCTGAGAAAGG CCCTGAGAAGCCTCACCTGAACCTCTGGCTGGAGGCCCCTGACCTCCTCTTGGCCGAAATTGACCTCCCCAAACTG GAAGGCGCTCTGGGACTGTCGCTGGAGATTGGGGAGAATCGCCTGGTGATGGGGGGCCCCCAGCAGCTGTACCATCTGGATGCCTACATCCCCCTGCGAATCAGCTGTGATGAGAGCAAGGCAGCCTTCCATCAGAAGAGAAAG caATTGATGGTGGCGATGCCCCTTCTGTCCATGCCTTCTTGA
- the PIH1D1 gene encoding PIH1 domain-containing protein 1 isoform X3, with protein sequence MADLKLLVPEVNEAETMSAETARFEELLLQASKELQQAQTSRPESTQIKPQPGFCIKTNSSEGKVFINICHSPSIPPPADLTEDELLQMLEEDQAGFRIPMSLGEPHAELDAKGQGCTAYDVAVNSDFYRRMQNSDFLQELVITIAREGLEDKYSLPLNPEWRILKNRSFLGSISQQNIRSQQRPRIQELGNLYMPDSPRPEKGPEKPHLNLWLEAPDLLLAEIDLPKLEGALGLSLEIGENRLVMGGPQQLYHLDAYIPLRISCDESKAAFHQKRKQLMVAMPLLSMPS encoded by the exons ATGGCCGACTTGAAGCTGCTGGTACCGGAGGTAAACGAGGCAGAGACGATGAGCGCTGAGACGGCGCGTTTCGAGGAGCTGCTGCTGCAG GCCTCCAAGGAGCTCCAGCAAGCCCAGACAAGCAGACCAGAATCGACACAGATAAAACCTCAACCTG GTTTCTGCATAAAGACCAACTCATCTGAAGGGAAAGTTTTCATCAACATTTGTcactctccctccatccctcctcccgCTGACTTGACCGAGGATGAGCTGCTTCAAATGCTGGAGGAGGACCAAGCCGGGTTTCGCATCCCCATGAGTCTGGGAGAGCCGCATGCCGAACTGGATGCAA AAGGCCAGGGTTGTACCGCCTACGACGTAGCCGTCAACAGCGACTTCTACCGGAGGATGCAG AACAGCGATTTCTTGCAGGAGCTCGTGATCACCATTGCCAGGGAGGGCCTTGAGGACAAATACAGCCTGCCACTAAATCCAg AGTGGCGCATATTGAAGAACAGATCTTTCCTGGGCTCTATCTCCCAGCAGAATATCCGCTCCCAGCAGCGTCCTCGGATCCAGGAGCTGGGGAACCTGTACATGCCCGACTCCCCGAGACCTGAGAAAGG CCCTGAGAAGCCTCACCTGAACCTCTGGCTGGAGGCCCCTGACCTCCTCTTGGCCGAAATTGACCTCCCCAAACTG GAAGGCGCTCTGGGACTGTCGCTGGAGATTGGGGAGAATCGCCTGGTGATGGGGGGCCCCCAGCAGCTGTACCATCTGGATGCCTACATCCCCCTGCGAATCAGCTGTGATGAGAGCAAGGCAGCCTTCCATCAGAAGAGAAAG caATTGATGGTGGCGATGCCCCTTCTGTCCATGCCTTCTTGA
- the PIH1D1 gene encoding PIH1 domain-containing protein 1 isoform X1 has protein sequence MRIPQSWGSGERKYGCLQIGLFPRAMADLKLLVPEVNEAETMSAETARFEELLLQASKELQQAQTSRPESTQIKPQPGFCIKTNSSEGKVFINICHSPSIPPPADLTEDELLQMLEEDQAGFRIPMSLGEPHAELDAKGQGCTAYDVAVNSDFYRRMQNSDFLQELVITIAREGLEDKYSLPLNPEWRILKNRSFLGSISQQNIRSQQRPRIQELGNLYMPDSPRPEKGPEKPHLNLWLEAPDLLLAEIDLPKLEGALGLSLEIGENRLVMGGPQQLYHLDAYIPLRISCDESKAAFHQKRKQLMVAMPLLSMPS, from the exons ATGCGCATTCCTCAAAGCTGGGGGAGTGGGGAACGAAAATATGGATGCCTTCAAATAG GTCTCTTCCCCAGGGCCATGGCCGACTTGAAGCTGCTGGTACCGGAGGTAAACGAGGCAGAGACGATGAGCGCTGAGACGGCGCGTTTCGAGGAGCTGCTGCTGCAG GCCTCCAAGGAGCTCCAGCAAGCCCAGACAAGCAGACCAGAATCGACACAGATAAAACCTCAACCTG GTTTCTGCATAAAGACCAACTCATCTGAAGGGAAAGTTTTCATCAACATTTGTcactctccctccatccctcctcccgCTGACTTGACCGAGGATGAGCTGCTTCAAATGCTGGAGGAGGACCAAGCCGGGTTTCGCATCCCCATGAGTCTGGGAGAGCCGCATGCCGAACTGGATGCAA AAGGCCAGGGTTGTACCGCCTACGACGTAGCCGTCAACAGCGACTTCTACCGGAGGATGCAG AACAGCGATTTCTTGCAGGAGCTCGTGATCACCATTGCCAGGGAGGGCCTTGAGGACAAATACAGCCTGCCACTAAATCCAg AGTGGCGCATATTGAAGAACAGATCTTTCCTGGGCTCTATCTCCCAGCAGAATATCCGCTCCCAGCAGCGTCCTCGGATCCAGGAGCTGGGGAACCTGTACATGCCCGACTCCCCGAGACCTGAGAAAGG CCCTGAGAAGCCTCACCTGAACCTCTGGCTGGAGGCCCCTGACCTCCTCTTGGCCGAAATTGACCTCCCCAAACTG GAAGGCGCTCTGGGACTGTCGCTGGAGATTGGGGAGAATCGCCTGGTGATGGGGGGCCCCCAGCAGCTGTACCATCTGGATGCCTACATCCCCCTGCGAATCAGCTGTGATGAGAGCAAGGCAGCCTTCCATCAGAAGAGAAAG caATTGATGGTGGCGATGCCCCTTCTGTCCATGCCTTCTTGA